The following proteins are encoded in a genomic region of Streptomyces lunaelactis:
- a CDS encoding AAA family ATPase gives MISHPYLPVDCDGPRSPFVVLEGVSGIGKSTLAATLAKRLQATELHTLPMPHSGWSSTANRWLRPLPQFAFYLSGVLHAADSIRQSRMIGTVVADRYISSVIACHAAVHGLQTEAVTELVEPFRPYLEVPTHTFYLRCSESVLRERMAGKPDTKQDDTDLFAVPGRLAQLLANFEAVGAADSTAVVVDTDAKTPDDLAEWVIAHLEGKGA, from the coding sequence ATGATTTCGCATCCGTATCTGCCCGTCGACTGCGACGGCCCCCGCAGCCCGTTCGTCGTCCTCGAAGGTGTCTCCGGGATAGGGAAGTCGACGCTCGCCGCAACCTTGGCCAAGCGCTTGCAAGCGACCGAACTGCACACGCTCCCGATGCCGCACTCCGGCTGGTCTTCGACAGCGAACAGATGGCTGCGGCCCCTGCCGCAGTTCGCCTTCTACCTCTCGGGGGTCCTCCACGCCGCCGACTCCATCCGCCAATCCAGGATGATCGGAACTGTGGTCGCCGACCGCTACATCTCCTCGGTCATCGCGTGCCACGCCGCCGTGCATGGCTTGCAGACAGAAGCGGTCACCGAGCTCGTGGAGCCCTTCCGGCCGTATTTGGAGGTCCCTACCCACACGTTCTACCTGCGCTGCTCAGAGTCGGTCCTGCGCGAGCGAATGGCCGGCAAGCCGGACACGAAGCAGGACGACACCGACCTCTTCGCAGTCCCCGGACGACTGGCGCAACTGCTGGCCAACTTCGAGGCGGTGGGGGCCGCCGACAGTACGGCCGTTGTCGTCGACACCGACGCCAAGACGCCCGACGATCTCGCTGAATGGGTCATTGCTCACCTGGAGGGCAAAGGTGCTTAA
- a CDS encoding radical SAM protein, whose amino-acid sequence MRTAQVSIATPEVDWTALQNFAALRGQLRVSFTPRCNIACWFCHNEGDVPPPLTRQDRSQQPRPRGLDPEGHLALITSLMEAGLKRVYFTGGEPLTSPVARPVLEQLPEPGADASYTLITNGTRVRTHRSWLSKTYLDKVKVSLHYFSDESLQAIAGTRIGINAVLDGIETAREIFERVELNTVLQRENAHEVGQILDFALERRMPMQFIELVGTGFNEGRASSAVSADEIVTYLRTLTSDEHTEVAGVGQGRRVFRIDGVEIDVIHRNLGRHHVGQCGTCQLRTTCVEGFWALRVDHDGGIQPCLLRDDLRLDIKELLADPARLAEVVAGHITSFTEGTL is encoded by the coding sequence GTGCGCACTGCTCAGGTTTCCATTGCTACGCCCGAAGTCGACTGGACCGCCTTGCAGAACTTTGCCGCTCTTCGTGGCCAGCTCAGGGTGTCCTTCACCCCTCGCTGCAACATCGCCTGCTGGTTCTGCCACAACGAGGGCGACGTACCGCCCCCGCTGACCCGGCAGGACCGGTCGCAGCAGCCGCGCCCCCGCGGACTCGACCCGGAGGGGCACCTCGCACTCATCACCTCCCTGATGGAAGCAGGACTGAAGCGCGTCTACTTCACTGGCGGCGAACCCCTGACCTCCCCCGTGGCCCGCCCCGTGTTGGAGCAACTTCCCGAGCCCGGCGCGGACGCCTCGTACACCTTGATCACCAACGGCACACGTGTACGTACGCATCGGTCGTGGCTGTCCAAGACGTACTTGGACAAGGTGAAGGTGTCCCTGCACTACTTCTCCGACGAGTCCTTGCAGGCCATTGCCGGAACCCGCATCGGGATCAACGCGGTTCTCGACGGCATCGAGACCGCGCGGGAGATCTTCGAGCGGGTGGAGCTGAACACCGTCCTTCAGAGGGAGAACGCCCACGAGGTCGGGCAAATCCTTGACTTCGCGCTGGAGCGGCGGATGCCAATGCAGTTCATCGAGCTCGTTGGCACCGGCTTCAACGAAGGTCGGGCATCTTCAGCCGTGTCGGCCGACGAGATCGTCACCTACCTGCGCACGCTGACCAGCGACGAGCACACCGAAGTGGCTGGCGTCGGGCAGGGCCGCCGGGTCTTCAGAATCGATGGCGTCGAGATCGATGTCATCCACCGCAACCTCGGGCGCCACCACGTCGGTCAGTGCGGCACCTGCCAACTTCGGACCACGTGCGTCGAGGGCTTCTGGGCGCTGCGAGTTGACCACGACGGTGGCATCCAGCCCTGCTTGCTCCGCGATGACCTGCGCCTGGACATCAAAGAACTCCTGGCTGACCCGGCCCGGCTCGCGGAAGTCGTTGCCGGGCACATCACCTCGTTCACCGAGGGGACTCTATGA
- the speB gene encoding agmatinase has translation MSSNEQPRGPVDSSRIPRYAGPATFARLPRLDEVGTADVAVVGVPFDSGVSYRPGARFGGNAIREASRLLRPYNPAQDASPFALAQVADAGDIAANPFNINEAVDTIEAAADDLIGTGARLMTLGGDHTIALPLLRSVAKKHGPVALLHFDAHLDTWDTYFGAEYTHGTPFRRAVEEGILDTEALSHVGIRGPLYGKQDLTDDEKMGFGIVTSADVYRRGADEVADQLRQRIGDRPLYISIDIDCLDPAHAPGTGTPEAGGMTSRELLEILRGLASCNLVSADVVEVAPAYDHAEITSVAASHTAYELTTIMSRQIAAAKAAQ, from the coding sequence ATGAGCAGCAACGAGCAGCCGCGGGGCCCCGTCGACTCGTCCCGCATCCCGCGGTACGCAGGACCCGCCACGTTCGCCCGGCTGCCACGGCTCGACGAGGTCGGCACCGCCGATGTCGCCGTGGTCGGTGTGCCCTTCGACAGCGGAGTCTCCTACCGGCCCGGCGCGCGCTTCGGCGGTAACGCGATCCGTGAGGCGTCGAGGCTCCTGCGCCCGTACAACCCGGCGCAGGACGCCTCGCCCTTCGCGCTCGCCCAGGTCGCGGACGCGGGCGACATCGCGGCCAATCCGTTCAACATCAACGAGGCCGTCGACACGATCGAGGCCGCGGCCGACGACCTGATCGGCACCGGCGCGCGGCTGATGACGCTCGGCGGCGACCACACCATCGCGCTGCCGCTGCTGCGCTCGGTCGCCAAGAAGCACGGCCCGGTGGCGCTGCTGCACTTCGACGCGCACCTGGACACCTGGGACACCTACTTCGGCGCGGAGTACACGCACGGCACGCCGTTCCGCCGGGCCGTCGAGGAGGGCATCCTCGACACCGAGGCGCTCTCGCACGTCGGCATCCGCGGGCCCCTGTACGGCAAGCAGGACCTGACCGACGACGAGAAGATGGGCTTCGGCATCGTCACCTCCGCCGACGTCTACCGGCGCGGCGCCGACGAGGTCGCCGACCAGCTCCGCCAGCGCATCGGCGACCGCCCGCTCTACATCTCCATCGACATCGACTGCCTCGACCCGGCGCACGCGCCCGGCACCGGCACGCCCGAGGCGGGCGGCATGACCTCCCGCGAGCTCCTGGAGATCCTCCGCGGCCTGGCCTCCTGCAACCTCGTCTCGGCGGACGTCGTCGAGGTCGCGCCCGCGTACGACCACGCCGAGATCACGTCGGTCGCCGCCTCCCACACGGCGTACGAGCTCACCACGATCATGTCCCGCCAGATCGCGGCCGCGAAGGCTGCGCAGTGA
- a CDS encoding PucR family transcriptional regulator gives MPETAAAPPTPPIPLAALLGREELGLRQIAGPTDAGTVVHWVHTSEMEDPYPYLLGGELLLSAGVLLKDPDRYASRIVQAGAAALGFGVAPVYDTVPGALIEACDRHGLPLLEVPPKTTFTAVARAVWRLMAQARHRELRRVTQAQQGLATAAARPDPIPAVLHQLAARLGGLAVLLDASGVELSASGRAPGAQARAALVRLARVVNPRPGGGEEVPHPGETHRPAPASATDTVRGTHLAAYPLGGSQGLVLGLATPHREPGDHTVAGVAVVLLSLLTAPHQGAGSTGRSAALVRLLLGAGPAEAAPMLGAERWVVVHARGDRAAAPFAASALGAALGSALVDAREDGTVRILLPADREVTPQPGWTLGVSAPVRPEELPAADTQAARAVHRAAATRTDLVRHRGTSLAALLTPEEAAGHARLRLAPLTDSPALVETLRNWLSLHGSWDRTATAMEIHRNTVRQRIARCATLLDEDLDDADVRMELWFALRSL, from the coding sequence ATGCCGGAGACCGCAGCAGCCCCGCCCACCCCGCCGATCCCACTCGCCGCACTGCTCGGCCGCGAGGAGCTCGGCCTGCGCCAGATCGCCGGGCCGACGGACGCGGGCACGGTGGTGCACTGGGTGCACACATCGGAGATGGAGGACCCCTATCCGTATCTGCTCGGCGGCGAGCTGCTGCTGAGCGCGGGGGTACTGCTGAAGGATCCCGACAGGTATGCGTCGCGGATCGTGCAGGCGGGGGCGGCAGCGCTGGGCTTCGGGGTCGCGCCGGTGTACGACACGGTGCCGGGGGCGCTGATCGAGGCGTGCGACCGGCATGGGCTGCCGCTGCTGGAGGTCCCGCCGAAGACGACGTTCACGGCGGTGGCCCGGGCGGTGTGGCGCCTGATGGCCCAGGCACGCCACCGCGAGCTGCGCCGGGTGACCCAGGCCCAGCAGGGCCTGGCCACGGCGGCTGCCCGCCCGGACCCGATCCCGGCGGTCCTCCACCAGCTGGCGGCGCGCCTGGGCGGGCTGGCGGTCCTGCTCGACGCGTCGGGTGTGGAGCTGTCGGCGTCGGGCCGCGCGCCGGGCGCGCAGGCGAGGGCGGCGCTGGTCAGGCTGGCGCGAGTGGTGAACCCCCGGCCGGGGGGTGGGGAGGAGGTCCCCCACCCCGGGGAGACACACCGGCCCGCGCCCGCGTCCGCCACCGATACCGTGCGCGGCACGCACCTCGCCGCCTACCCCCTCGGCGGCAGCCAAGGCCTCGTCCTCGGGCTCGCCACGCCCCACCGCGAGCCCGGCGACCACACCGTCGCCGGGGTCGCCGTCGTGCTGCTCTCCCTCCTCACCGCGCCCCACCAGGGCGCCGGCAGCACCGGCCGCAGCGCGGCCCTCGTACGGCTGCTCCTCGGAGCCGGCCCCGCCGAGGCCGCACCGATGCTCGGGGCCGAGCGGTGGGTCGTCGTGCACGCGCGCGGCGACCGCGCCGCGGCCCCCTTCGCCGCGTCCGCCCTCGGTGCCGCCCTCGGCAGCGCGCTCGTCGACGCCCGCGAGGACGGCACCGTACGGATCCTGCTCCCAGCCGACCGCGAGGTCACCCCCCAGCCCGGCTGGACCCTCGGCGTCAGCGCCCCCGTCCGGCCCGAGGAGCTCCCAGCCGCCGACACCCAGGCCGCCAGGGCCGTCCACCGCGCCGCCGCCACCCGTACCGACCTGGTCAGGCATCGCGGCACCTCCCTCGCCGCGCTGCTGACGCCCGAGGAGGCCGCCGGCCACGCCCGGCTGCGCCTCGCCCCGCTCACCGACTCCCCCGCCCTGGTCGAGACCTTGCGCAACTGGCTCTCCCTGCACGGCAGCTGGGACCGAACCGCGACCGCGATGGAGATCCACCGCAACACCGTCCGCCAGCGCATCGCCCGCTGCGCGACCCTCCTTGACGAGGACCTCGACGACGCCGACGTACGCATGGAGCTGTGGTTCGCGCTGCGCTCGCTGTGA
- a CDS encoding SUMF1/EgtB/PvdO family nonheme iron enzyme encodes MSLEAFAAHLGVSERTLSTWELRGETIAIREVNQAALDTSLKASSPDVHERFASLTGGYESVLPGQSPSGTHDLPQQQQDRHPNDGKQMALVDAGVYLSGGSNKPVWLPAFYIDIFPVTNSDYARFVAATGRQPPEHWLKGKCPDTIFDHPVTFVTWHDAASFASWAGKELPSSQQWEKAARGVRGNVYPWGNQPTPAKCNARESGVGTTTPVSRFHSGVSPYGVYDMCGNTWEWCSTRTVANRYELKAGAFTSPFSRSTPSSFNDASSTMLDDDTGFLCCIAGAALQALLKPRSA; translated from the coding sequence ATGAGCCTTGAAGCGTTCGCGGCTCACCTCGGAGTCAGTGAGCGGACCCTCTCCACGTGGGAACTCCGAGGCGAGACGATAGCCATTCGCGAAGTCAACCAGGCTGCCCTGGACACGTCGTTGAAGGCGTCCAGCCCGGATGTCCACGAGCGGTTCGCCAGCCTCACGGGTGGCTACGAATCGGTCCTGCCGGGACAGAGTCCAAGTGGTACTCATGACCTTCCACAACAACAGCAAGACAGGCACCCAAACGACGGTAAGCAGATGGCCCTCGTCGATGCTGGGGTCTACTTGAGCGGGGGGAGCAACAAGCCTGTCTGGCTCCCCGCCTTCTACATCGACATCTTCCCGGTGACGAACTCCGATTACGCGCGGTTCGTTGCTGCAACGGGACGCCAACCTCCGGAGCACTGGCTCAAAGGGAAGTGCCCGGACACGATCTTCGATCATCCGGTTACCTTCGTTACCTGGCACGATGCGGCGTCGTTCGCCTCGTGGGCGGGTAAGGAGCTGCCGAGTTCTCAACAGTGGGAGAAGGCGGCCAGGGGGGTAAGGGGCAATGTGTATCCATGGGGGAACCAGCCCACACCCGCGAAGTGCAACGCCAGGGAGAGCGGGGTCGGAACCACCACGCCGGTAAGCCGATTCCACAGTGGTGTAAGTCCGTACGGGGTGTACGACATGTGCGGCAACACCTGGGAGTGGTGCAGCACTCGAACCGTTGCCAACCGCTACGAGTTGAAGGCCGGCGCATTCACCAGCCCCTTTTCTCGGTCCACGCCGTCATCGTTCAATGACGCCTCGTCGACCATGCTCGACGACGACACCGGATTTCTGTGCTGCATCGCCGGGGCCGCGCTCCAAGCGCTGTTGAAACCCCGGTCTGCCTGA
- a CDS encoding acyl-CoA dehydrogenase family protein, with amino-acid sequence MRRTVFNEDHEAFRETIRAFIEAEVVPVYDEWFAAGQAPRDFYHKLGELGVFGINVPEEFGGAGLDTHKFEAVLYEETSRAGVNFGGSGVHVLLALPYIKLLATDEQKKRYLPNFVSGDEMWALAMTEPGTGSDVAGMKTTAKLSEDGTHYVLNGSKTFITGGVHADRVIVCARTSAPREDDRRFGISLFAVDTKSEGYSIGRKLDKLGLRTSDTAELAFVDVKVPVEDLMGEENKGFYYLGQNLPSERWGIAFGAYAQAKAAVRFAQQYVQERTVFGKPVASFQNTKFELAACQAEVDAAEAVADRALEALDTGELTPAEAASAKLFCSEVAHRVIDRCLQLHGGYGYMNEYPIARLYADNRVNRIYGGTSEVMKSIIAKSMGL; translated from the coding sequence GTGCGCCGTACCGTTTTCAACGAGGACCACGAGGCGTTCCGGGAGACCATCCGGGCCTTCATCGAGGCCGAGGTCGTCCCCGTCTACGACGAGTGGTTCGCTGCGGGCCAGGCGCCGCGCGACTTCTACCACAAGCTCGGCGAGCTGGGCGTCTTCGGCATCAACGTCCCCGAGGAGTTCGGCGGCGCGGGCCTGGACACGCACAAGTTCGAGGCCGTGCTCTACGAAGAGACCTCGCGCGCGGGCGTCAACTTCGGCGGCTCCGGCGTGCACGTGCTGCTCGCCCTGCCCTACATCAAGCTGCTCGCCACCGACGAGCAGAAGAAGCGCTACCTGCCGAACTTCGTCTCCGGCGACGAGATGTGGGCGCTGGCGATGACCGAGCCGGGCACCGGCTCCGACGTCGCGGGCATGAAGACCACCGCCAAGCTCTCCGAGGACGGCACGCACTACGTCCTCAACGGCTCCAAGACCTTCATCACCGGCGGTGTGCACGCCGACCGCGTGATCGTCTGCGCCCGCACCTCCGCCCCGCGCGAGGACGACCGCCGCTTCGGCATCTCCCTGTTCGCCGTGGACACCAAGTCCGAGGGCTACTCCATCGGCCGCAAGCTGGACAAGCTCGGCCTGCGCACCTCCGACACCGCCGAGCTGGCGTTCGTCGACGTCAAGGTCCCGGTGGAGGACCTGATGGGCGAGGAGAACAAGGGCTTCTACTACCTCGGCCAGAACCTGCCGTCCGAGCGCTGGGGCATCGCGTTCGGCGCGTACGCGCAGGCCAAGGCCGCCGTCCGGTTCGCCCAGCAGTACGTGCAGGAGCGCACGGTCTTCGGCAAGCCGGTCGCGTCCTTCCAGAACACCAAGTTCGAGCTGGCCGCCTGCCAGGCAGAGGTGGACGCCGCCGAGGCGGTCGCCGACCGCGCCCTGGAGGCCCTGGACACCGGCGAGCTCACGCCCGCCGAGGCCGCCTCCGCGAAGCTCTTCTGCAGCGAGGTCGCCCACCGCGTCATCGACCGCTGCCTCCAGCTGCACGGCGGCTACGGCTACATGAACGAGTACCCGATCGCCCGCCTGTACGCCGACAACCGCGTCAACCGCATCTACGGCGGCACCAGCGAGGTCATGAAGTCGATCATCGCCAAGTCCATGGGTCTGTAA
- a CDS encoding aminotransferase class IV family protein, whose protein sequence is MAELNGRPVSLDELQTLALTNYGHFTSLRVDEGRVRGLSLHLDRLARDCRALFGTDLDTERVRELIRRMAPAHGSITIRVTVFDPTTDLGHPDHATDPRILVTHRSAATLPLPPLRVQSSLYVRDAPNVKSVGLFGLLHHRRAAQLNGFDDALFVDGGERISEGGTWNIGFFDGDQVIWPDADCLVGVTMRLLQEAHEHRGAPVSLRDLASMEAAFATNAAIGVRAITRIDDREMPGDHPIIDILRKEYMDVAGDSV, encoded by the coding sequence ATGGCAGAACTCAACGGACGCCCCGTCAGCCTGGATGAGCTCCAAACACTCGCCCTCACCAACTACGGCCACTTCACGAGTCTCCGAGTGGACGAAGGCCGAGTCCGCGGCCTGTCACTTCACCTGGACAGGCTCGCCCGCGACTGTCGAGCCCTGTTCGGAACGGACCTCGACACGGAGCGTGTACGCGAACTCATCCGGCGAATGGCACCGGCCCACGGGTCGATCACGATCCGCGTCACGGTGTTCGACCCGACCACGGACCTGGGGCATCCGGACCACGCCACGGACCCTCGAATCCTCGTCACGCACAGGTCGGCCGCCACCCTGCCTCTCCCACCCCTGCGGGTGCAGTCGTCCTTGTACGTGCGAGATGCTCCCAACGTGAAGAGTGTGGGGCTCTTCGGCCTGCTCCACCATCGGCGCGCGGCCCAGCTCAACGGATTCGACGACGCGCTCTTCGTAGATGGGGGAGAGCGCATCTCCGAGGGCGGCACCTGGAACATCGGCTTCTTCGACGGCGACCAGGTGATCTGGCCGGATGCTGACTGCCTCGTGGGCGTGACGATGCGGCTCCTCCAAGAAGCCCACGAACACCGGGGCGCACCTGTCTCTCTCCGAGACCTCGCTTCCATGGAGGCGGCCTTCGCGACCAACGCCGCCATCGGAGTCCGCGCTATCACGCGCATCGATGACAGGGAAATGCCCGGCGATCACCCCATCATCGACATTCTCCGCAAGGAATACATGGACGTAGCCGGCGACTCCGTCTGA
- a CDS encoding sodium:solute symporter → MAVDYAVIVVYLAGMLGMGWWGMRRAKSKSEFLVAGRRLGPSMYSGTMAAIVLGGASTIGGVGLGYKYGLSGAWMVFAIGLGLLALSVFFSARIARLKVYTVSEMLDLRYGGKAGLISGVVMWAYTLMLAVTSTIAYATIFDVLFDMNRTVAIILGGSIVVAYSTLGGMWSITLTDMVQFVVKTIGVLLLLLPIAVVKAGGFSEMRAKLPTEYFDPLGIGGETIFTYVLIYTFGMLIGQDIWQRVFTARSDKVARYGGTVAGTYCLVYALAGAVIGTAAKVLYPTLPNADDAFATIVKDELPMGVRGLVLAAALAAVMSTSSGALIACATVANNDIWSRLRGLASRGGDDHDEVRSNRAFILVMGVGVICIAIALNNVIEALTVAYNLLVGGLLVPILGGLLWKRGTVHGALASVTVGGVAVIGLMAWYGILANEPVYYGLLLSLAAYVIVSLATKPTDAAVLAYWRERLAGRGAEEEEGAPAEPVAVSS, encoded by the coding sequence ATGGCTGTCGACTACGCAGTGATCGTCGTCTATCTGGCCGGCATGCTCGGCATGGGCTGGTGGGGCATGCGCCGCGCGAAGTCCAAGAGCGAGTTCCTGGTCGCGGGCCGCCGGCTCGGCCCCTCGATGTACTCCGGCACCATGGCCGCCATCGTCCTCGGCGGCGCCTCCACCATCGGCGGCGTCGGCCTCGGCTACAAGTACGGCCTCTCCGGCGCCTGGATGGTCTTCGCCATCGGCCTGGGCCTCCTCGCCCTCTCCGTCTTCTTCTCCGCGCGCATCGCCCGGCTGAAGGTCTACACCGTCTCCGAGATGCTCGACCTGCGCTACGGCGGCAAGGCCGGCCTCATCTCGGGCGTCGTGATGTGGGCGTACACGCTGATGCTCGCCGTCACCTCGACCATCGCGTACGCCACGATCTTCGACGTCCTCTTCGACATGAACCGGACCGTCGCGATCATCCTCGGCGGCTCGATCGTCGTCGCGTACTCCACGCTCGGCGGCATGTGGTCGATCACGCTCACCGACATGGTGCAGTTCGTCGTCAAGACGATCGGCGTGCTGCTGCTCCTGCTGCCCATCGCGGTCGTCAAGGCCGGCGGCTTCAGCGAGATGAGGGCGAAGCTCCCCACCGAGTACTTCGACCCGCTCGGCATCGGCGGCGAGACGATCTTCACGTACGTCCTGATCTACACCTTCGGCATGCTGATCGGCCAGGACATCTGGCAGCGGGTGTTCACCGCCCGCAGCGACAAGGTCGCGCGGTACGGCGGCACGGTCGCCGGCACGTACTGCCTCGTCTACGCCCTGGCCGGTGCCGTCATCGGCACCGCCGCCAAGGTCCTCTACCCGACGCTGCCGAACGCGGACGACGCCTTCGCCACCATCGTCAAGGACGAACTGCCCATGGGCGTCCGCGGCCTGGTGCTGGCCGCGGCCCTCGCCGCCGTCATGTCGACCTCGTCCGGCGCGCTGATCGCCTGCGCCACCGTCGCCAACAACGACATCTGGTCGCGACTGCGCGGTCTGGCGTCCCGGGGCGGCGACGACCACGACGAGGTGCGGAGCAACCGCGCCTTCATCCTGGTCATGGGCGTCGGGGTCATCTGTATCGCCATCGCGCTCAACAACGTCATCGAGGCGCTGACGGTCGCGTACAACCTGCTGGTCGGCGGACTGCTTGTGCCGATCCTCGGCGGCCTGCTGTGGAAGCGCGGCACGGTTCACGGCGCGCTGGCCTCGGTCACCGTGGGCGGCGTCGCCGTCATCGGTCTGATGGCGTGGTACGGAATCCTCGCCAACGAGCCCGTCTACTACGGCCTGCTGCTCTCGCTCGCGGCCTACGTGATCGTCTCGCTGGCGACGAAGCCGACGGACGCGGCGGTCCTGGCGTACTGGCGCGAGCGCCTGGCGGGCCGGGGCGCCGAGGAAGAAGAAGGGGCCCCGGCGGAACCCGTGGCCGTATCCAGCTAG
- a CDS encoding thiamine pyrophosphate-binding protein, with protein MTHDHDLVLRPTGAQTEAALNPPAGRNGGDLVVETLAGLGATTVFGLPGQHALGMFDALRRSSLSYVGLRVENNAGFAADAYGRLTGEVAPLLLSTGPGALMSLAALQESAAASAPVLAIGSQVPTAGLGGGRHGYLHELPDQQASFRDIVKSVHTARTQSQIPSAIAAAWESALTAPHGPVWVEIPQDVLLAGTTLPVVTAMDATPDDVVPRPELTAVAADLLSRAARPAIIAGGGVVRSDASGKLLALAEKLNAPVVTTFGGKGAFPWEHPLSLQSWLEDRHTTDFLESADVLLVVGSGLGELSSNYHTFAPRGRVIQIEADPGKLESNHPALGIHADARLALSALLETVSVREDATAADSVRTVLTKVGSRIAAQDLTLEQRVLASVREALPDASPSFWDMTILAYWAWSAFDARHPNTMHSAQGAGGLGYGFPAALGAAAADRTRPVLAVSGDGGAMYSIAELATAKQYELPVTWLIVDDGGYGILREYMKDTFGEATATELSRPDFVALSESFGVPAVRTTPESLTEDLAKALTEPGPSVVVLPAVLRMFAPTHL; from the coding sequence GTGACCCACGACCACGATCTCGTTCTGCGCCCGACCGGGGCGCAGACCGAGGCCGCGCTGAACCCCCCGGCAGGGCGCAACGGCGGCGACCTCGTCGTAGAGACGCTGGCCGGTCTCGGCGCGACGACCGTTTTCGGGCTGCCCGGTCAGCACGCGCTGGGCATGTTCGACGCCCTGCGCCGGTCCTCGCTCTCGTACGTGGGACTGCGCGTCGAGAACAACGCGGGCTTCGCGGCCGACGCGTACGGCCGGCTGACGGGCGAGGTGGCCCCGCTGCTGCTCTCCACCGGCCCCGGCGCGCTGATGTCGCTGGCCGCGCTCCAGGAGTCGGCGGCTGCCTCCGCGCCGGTGCTCGCCATCGGCAGCCAGGTCCCGACGGCGGGCCTCGGCGGTGGCCGCCACGGCTACCTCCACGAACTGCCCGACCAGCAGGCCTCGTTCCGCGACATCGTGAAGTCCGTCCACACGGCCCGTACCCAGTCCCAGATCCCGTCGGCGATCGCAGCGGCCTGGGAGTCGGCTCTCACCGCCCCCCACGGCCCGGTCTGGGTGGAGATCCCGCAGGACGTCCTGCTGGCCGGGACGACCCTGCCGGTGGTCACGGCGATGGACGCGACCCCTGACGATGTCGTGCCGCGCCCCGAACTGACCGCGGTGGCGGCCGACTTGCTGTCCCGCGCCGCCCGCCCGGCGATCATCGCGGGCGGCGGAGTCGTACGCTCCGACGCGTCCGGCAAGCTGCTCGCGCTGGCGGAGAAGCTGAACGCCCCGGTGGTCACCACGTTCGGCGGCAAGGGCGCCTTCCCGTGGGAGCACCCGCTCTCGCTCCAGTCCTGGCTGGAGGACCGCCACACGACGGACTTCCTCGAATCGGCGGACGTCCTGCTGGTCGTCGGCTCGGGCCTGGGCGAACTGTCCTCGAACTACCACACGTTCGCGCCCCGCGGCCGGGTCATCCAGATCGAGGCCGACCCGGGCAAGCTGGAGTCCAACCACCCGGCCCTCGGCATCCACGCGGACGCGCGCCTCGCGCTCTCCGCGCTGCTGGAGACGGTTTCGGTACGGGAGGACGCGACGGCCGCCGATTCCGTACGCACGGTCCTGACCAAGGTCGGGTCCCGCATCGCGGCCCAGGACCTCACCCTGGAACAGCGGGTGCTGGCCTCCGTCCGCGAGGCCCTCCCCGACGCGTCCCCCAGCTTCTGGGACATGACGATCCTGGCCTACTGGGCCTGGTCGGCCTTCGACGCCCGCCACCCGAACACCATGCACTCGGCCCAGGGCGCGGGCGGCCTCGGCTACGGCTTCCCGGCGGCGCTGGGCGCCGCGGCGGCGGACCGTACACGTCCGGTCCTCGCGGTCTCCGGCGACGGCGGCGCGATGTACTCGATCGCCGAGCTGGCCACGGCCAAGCAGTACGAACTCCCGGTCACCTGGCTGATCGTGGACGACGGCGGCTACGGCATCCTGCGCGAGTACATGAAGGACACCTTCGGCGAGGCGACGGCGACGGAGCTGTCCCGCCCGGACTTCGTGGCACTGTCGGAGTCCTTCGGCGTCCCGGCGGTCCGCACCACCCCGGAGTCGCTCACGGAGGACCTGGCGAAGGCCCTGACGGAACCCGGCCCATCGGTGGTGGTGCTCCCGGCGGTCCTGCGGATGTTCGCCCCGACGCATCTCTGA